In Candidatus Sericytochromatia bacterium, the following are encoded in one genomic region:
- the flhA gene encoding flagellar biosynthesis protein FlhA, with the protein MNEIMQRLNGWLGPHAGSVKALTLPVVVVLMLAMMVLPLPPFVLDLLFTFNIAIALMVVMVSAQMVKPLDFAALPTVLLVTTLLRLSLNVASTRVVLLEGHNGPGAAGAVIESFGHALIGGNFAVGLIVFAILVVINFIVVTKGAERIAEVGARFTLDAMPGKQMAIDADLNAGLITETEARQRRAVIQRESDFYGTMDGASKFVRGDAVAGIIIIIVNIVGGLTIGVLQRGMSLSDAASRYTLLTVGDGLVTQIPALVISVGTGILVSKAATEASLGNEIGSQVLGDPRVLGAVAGMIGVLGLVPGLPKLPFLTLAALAGVAAYVANQTRERAAVAAELAATTPAETGDAPKGPENVMNLLAIDPMELEIGYRMIPLVDAAQGGDLLERITMIRRQTATKLGLVLPPIRVRDNLQLKPKEYRINLRGIEIARGDVQIDHLLAMNAGMAVGPIDGIPTKEPVFGLPAFWIPESQREEAEVMGYTVFDPSSVVATHLTEVVKQHAADVLTRQDVQALLNNVKTEYPAVVEELYPAIMSAGEIQRVLQNLLRERVSIRDLVPILEALANYGRLTKDTDTLTEYARQSLARAITHQYQNPQGQLPVLTLDPGLEQVLANAVQQTDQGAFVSLDPGLAGRLLKNLQAHVERLLANGQQPVVLCSSKVRLVFRRLIERKYPQVAVMAYNEIVPPQIEVHALGTLSLN; encoded by the coding sequence GTGAACGAGATCATGCAGCGCCTGAACGGTTGGCTGGGCCCGCACGCGGGCTCGGTGAAGGCGCTGACCCTGCCGGTGGTCGTGGTGCTGATGCTGGCCATGATGGTGCTGCCGCTGCCGCCCTTCGTGCTGGACCTGCTGTTCACCTTCAACATCGCCATCGCGCTGATGGTGGTGATGGTGTCGGCCCAGATGGTCAAGCCGCTGGACTTCGCGGCCCTGCCCACGGTGCTGCTGGTCACCACCTTGTTGCGGCTGAGCCTGAACGTGGCTTCCACGCGCGTGGTGCTGCTGGAAGGCCACAACGGCCCGGGCGCGGCCGGCGCCGTCATCGAGAGCTTCGGGCATGCGCTGATCGGCGGCAACTTCGCGGTGGGTTTGATCGTCTTCGCCATCCTGGTGGTCATCAACTTCATCGTGGTCACCAAGGGCGCGGAGCGCATCGCCGAGGTCGGCGCGCGCTTCACCTTGGACGCCATGCCCGGCAAGCAGATGGCCATCGACGCGGACCTCAATGCCGGTCTGATCACGGAAACCGAGGCCAGGCAACGGCGAGCGGTCATTCAGCGGGAAAGCGACTTCTACGGAACCATGGACGGTGCTTCGAAGTTCGTGCGTGGCGATGCCGTGGCCGGCATCATCATCATCATCGTCAACATCGTCGGGGGCCTGACGATCGGCGTCCTGCAGCGCGGAATGAGCCTCTCGGACGCGGCCTCGCGATACACCCTGCTGACGGTCGGCGATGGTCTGGTCACCCAGATTCCCGCGCTGGTGATCTCGGTTGGCACCGGTATTCTCGTCTCCAAGGCGGCCACCGAGGCCTCGCTGGGCAACGAGATCGGCTCCCAGGTCCTGGGCGACCCGCGAGTCCTGGGGGCCGTGGCGGGCATGATTGGGGTGCTGGGGCTCGTGCCTGGTCTGCCCAAGTTGCCGTTCCTCACGCTTGCGGCGCTGGCTGGTGTGGCGGCCTATGTCGCCAATCAGACGCGGGAGCGGGCGGCCGTCGCGGCCGAACTGGCGGCCACCACGCCGGCGGAGACCGGCGACGCGCCCAAGGGGCCGGAAAATGTCATGAACCTGCTGGCGATCGACCCCATGGAACTCGAGATCGGGTATCGGATGATACCCCTGGTCGATGCGGCCCAGGGAGGCGACCTGCTGGAGCGCATCACGATGATTCGCCGCCAGACGGCCACCAAGCTGGGACTGGTGTTGCCTCCGATTCGCGTGCGCGACAACCTGCAACTGAAGCCCAAGGAGTATCGCATCAACCTGCGTGGCATCGAGATTGCGCGCGGCGACGTGCAGATCGATCACCTGCTCGCGATGAACGCCGGCATGGCCGTCGGGCCGATCGACGGCATCCCCACCAAGGAACCCGTCTTCGGCTTGCCGGCCTTCTGGATTCCGGAGTCTCAGCGCGAGGAGGCCGAGGTGATGGGTTACACGGTCTTCGACCCCAGTTCGGTGGTGGCGACCCATCTGACCGAGGTGGTCAAGCAGCACGCGGCCGACGTGTTGACGCGCCAGGACGTCCAGGCCCTGCTCAACAACGTGAAAACGGAATATCCGGCTGTGGTGGAAGAACTTTATCCCGCCATCATGTCCGCCGGCGAGATCCAGCGCGTGCTTCAGAATCTTCTGCGGGAGCGGGTCTCGATCCGAGATCTGGTGCCTATTCTGGAAGCACTCGCCAACTACGGTCGTCTCACCAAGGATACCGACACCCTGACGGAGTATGCGCGCCAATCGCTGGCGCGGGCCATCACTCACCAGTACCAGAACCCGCAGGGCCAACTGCCCGTGCTGACCCTCGACCCCGGGCTCGAGCAGGTGCTGGCCAATGCCGTGCAGCAGACGGACCAGGGGGCCTTCGTGTCGCTCGACCCGGGACTGGCTGGACGCCTGCTCAAGAACCTGCAAGCTCACGTGGAGCGTCTGCTGGCCAATGGTCAACAGCCGGTGGTGCTGTGCTCCAGCAAGGTGCGTCTGGTCTTCCGACGCCTGATCGAGCGAAAGTATCCCCAGGTGGCCGTGATGGCTTACAACGAGATTGTGCCGCCCCAGATCGAGGTTCACGCCCTCGGGACCCTCTCGCTCAACTGA
- a CDS encoding flagellar hook capping FlgD N-terminal domain-containing protein encodes MNVYGLQAILPTPPQSLRGAFREDEKPEEDFIKLMVAQLQNQDPDKPMDGTALITQMMQMNAAIATNRTSWLTTENHLVSTAANLLGKTVKAKDPATGNVTTGRVDGVDYNDARPMLEIGGKRVPVEHVVNLG; translated from the coding sequence ATGAACGTGTACGGATTGCAAGCCATCCTGCCCACCCCGCCCCAGTCTCTGCGGGGCGCTTTCCGCGAAGATGAAAAGCCCGAGGAGGATTTCATCAAGCTGATGGTGGCGCAACTTCAGAACCAGGACCCGGACAAGCCCATGGACGGCACGGCTTTGATCACGCAGATGATGCAGATGAACGCGGCGATCGCCACCAACCGCACCAGCTGGCTGACGACCGAAAATCACCTGGTCTCGACGGCCGCGAACCTGCTCGGAAAAACCGTGAAGGCCAAAGACCCCGCCACCGGCAACGTGACCACCGGGCGCGTGGATGGGGTGGATTACAACGACGCCCGTCCCATGCTCGAAATCGGAGGCAAGCGGGTGCCCGTGGAACACGTAGTCAACCTGGGTTGA
- a CDS encoding flagellar basal body rod C-terminal domain-containing protein — translation MTSQIHTAVFNTLGAVDQWMKVIGNNVTGSVVTGFKGTKMEFGEVLNQQIRGSARATDGYGSVNAVQRSDSGIQVKGTTTDFRQGSIVQSSNPMNLAIDGDAFFVLSRRPVPTSVDDLVFSRDGDFHMEFLRGDIPGTGTWRLVNKEGLFVMGYNTPVDANARPFGVPPEESQGNDLNAFATVATNGANPPLGVNLQNLQLDLVRNPNAGGRLSFDSRGLLRNDAGAPRDLANNEANMHVVLAKFANPQGLLRDAGGAHFRYHDVAGQIFAGTAANDGQGRVVGSTNTLRPGALENANTSINTTLPEITLAQKSFAATSKLISVGNTVIDDVNQLIR, via the coding sequence ATGACCAGTCAGATTCACACGGCAGTGTTCAACACGCTCGGAGCCGTCGACCAGTGGATGAAGGTGATTGGCAATAACGTCACTGGTTCCGTGGTGACCGGCTTCAAGGGCACCAAAATGGAGTTCGGCGAGGTCCTCAACCAGCAGATTCGTGGCTCCGCGCGCGCGACCGACGGCTATGGCTCCGTCAATGCCGTGCAGCGCTCCGATTCCGGGATTCAGGTCAAAGGAACCACCACTGATTTCCGGCAGGGCAGCATCGTTCAGAGCAGCAATCCAATGAACCTGGCCATCGACGGGGATGCCTTCTTCGTGCTGTCACGCCGCCCGGTTCCCACCAGCGTGGACGACCTGGTGTTCTCGCGTGATGGGGACTTCCACATGGAATTTCTGCGGGGCGATATTCCCGGGACCGGCACCTGGCGCCTGGTCAACAAGGAGGGGTTGTTCGTCATGGGCTACAACACGCCCGTGGATGCGAATGCTCGTCCCTTTGGTGTCCCGCCGGAAGAGAGCCAGGGCAATGACCTGAACGCGTTCGCCACGGTTGCCACCAACGGCGCCAACCCGCCGCTGGGGGTCAACCTTCAGAACCTTCAACTGGATCTCGTGCGCAATCCCAACGCGGGCGGTCGCCTGAGCTTCGACAGCCGCGGCCTGCTGCGCAACGATGCCGGCGCACCGCGCGATCTGGCCAACAACGAGGCCAACATGCACGTGGTGCTGGCCAAGTTTGCCAACCCTCAGGGGTTGCTCCGGGATGCCGGCGGTGCGCACTTCCGTTACCACGACGTGGCGGGGCAGATCTTCGCCGGTACCGCCGCCAATGACGGCCAGGGGCGCGTGGTGGGCAGCACCAACACCTTGCGTCCGGGCGCGCTGGAAAATGCCAACACCTCCATCAACACGACCTTGCCTGAGATCACGCTGGCACAGAAGTCTTTCGCGGCGACCAGCAAGTTGATCTCGGTGGGCAACACCGTCATCGACGACGTGAACCAGCTCATTCGTTAA